The following are encoded in a window of Impatiens glandulifera chromosome 5, dImpGla2.1, whole genome shotgun sequence genomic DNA:
- the LOC124940732 gene encoding uncharacterized protein LOC124940732, whose protein sequence is MMASSSPLFLSLKSFIWDSLSTYFLFLFTLFRTRVFRSKKSNGMKHDEPDCPETELQPDKEEEGDRGGVLMVEDKEEPGLSFGFRFQSYEEFSRSRTEDENPRTEKSFCTFLEESEKQNRDEYEDSAIKSESIQEKVVEEEEEDEFKGITTVQDEGKSCSIMDSLDEIDSASESSTGSVPLRLLMNRLLDSYSDGFLSDKDETIDETQLQKPAYIDTVSSESDRDPNEEYPFSCSSSEEEELEEEEEENVYTTEELSRIEKAHYRDMESLEQSDNKETSEDLDGPWEHEELMEQLKIELENVKTRGLLPTIEEDSEYSKITEDLKPWRMEEKLEKANHMDSLHKFYKTYRERMRKFDMLNYQKTYAMGLIQLKNGGREVSFEKRSQSWLCKRKKVQNESVLKLMKDLQDDMEVVYVGQLCLSWDFLHLQYKTALKLWESDDRRLRRYSEVALQFQRFQVLINRFVEEEPFRGPRVQYYVKTRCILRNLLQIPLIREDKRRKGELSSVMVSSDMLVEIIEECIRIFWRFLRADKDSCCWGRMRLTCIDVPNCRVDSGLLMEIRNDVWKLKNKLRRENCILRKLRMVGRRGDYDDEDEEEDEGSVYFFSKVEVRLVVRVLKMSGLTMEQLAWCRTKLNNISFSHRTVHLGPSFLLFPA, encoded by the exons ATGATGGCTTCTTCTTCTCCActgtttctctctcttaaatCCTTCATATGGGATTCTCTCTCTACCTACTTCCTTTTCCTTTTTACCCTATTCCGCACACGCGTCTTCAG gtcaaaaaaatcaaatggaATGAAACACGACGAACCCGATTGTCCTGAAACAGAGCTGCAACCAGACAAAGAAGAAGAGGGAGATCGTGGTGGTGTTTTAATGGTGGAGGATAAAGAGGAACCCGGTTTAAGTTTCGGGTTTAGGTTTCAATCTTATGAAGAATTTAGCCGGAGCAGGACAGAAGATGAAAACCCTCGTACGGAGAAAAGTTTTTGTACATTTCTAGAAGAATCGGAGAAACAGAATCGCGATGAGTACGAGGATTCAGCGATAAAGTCGGAGTCTATCCAGGAAaaagttgttgaagaagaagaagaagacgaattCAAGGGAATTACTACTGTTCAAGATGAGGGTAAGAGCTGTTCGATAATGGATTCGTTGGATGAAATTGATTCAGCCTCTGAATCATCAACTGGTTCGGTTCCCCTGAGATTGCTGATGAACCGGTTGCTGGATTCTTACAGTGATGGGTTTCTGTCAGACAAAGATGAAACCATAGATGAAACCCAACTCCAAAAACCAGCTTACATTGATACAGTTTCATCAGAATCAGATCGAGATCCCAATGAAGAATACCCTTTTTCTTGCTCCTccagtgaagaagaagaactagaagaagaagaagaagaaaatgtttATACGACAGAAGAGCTGAGCAGAATCGAAAAAGCCCATTATCGAGACATGGAAAGCCTAGAACAATCCGACAACAAAGAAACGTCTGAGGATTTGGATGGTCCATGGGAACATGAAGAATTGATGGAACAACTAAAAATTGAGCTTGAAAATGTGAAGACAAGGGGTCTGCTTCCAACAATTGAAGAAGATTCAGAGTATTCTAAGATAACAGAGGATCTAAAACCATGGAGGATGGAGGAGAAGTTGGAGAAAGCTAATCATATGGATTCGTTACACAAATTCTACAAAACCTATAGAGAAAGAATGAGGAAATTCGACATGTTGAATTACCAGAAGACGTACGCAATGG GTCTCATCCAGCTAAAGAATGGAGGAAGAGAAGTATCGTTTGAGAAACGTTCACAATCATGGCTATGCAAACGGAAGAAGGTTCAAAACGAATCGGTTTTAAAGCTGATGAAAGACCTTCAAGACGATATGGAAGTTGTATACGTAGGTCAATTGTGTCTCTCATGGGATTTCCTTCATCTACAATACAAAACCGCCCTCAAACTCTGGGAATCCGACGATCGCCGCCTCAGGAGATACTCTGAAGTCGCATTACAATTCCAACGGTTTCAAGTTCTAATCAATAGATTCGTCGAAGAAGAGCCTTTCCGCGGGCCAAGAGTTCAGTATTACGTCAAGACACGCTGCATTCTCAGGAACCTCCTCCAGATTCCTTTAATAAGAG AGGATAAGAGAAGGAAGGGGGAACTGAGTTCTGTGATGGTATCTAGCGATATGTTGGTGGAAATCATCGAGGAATGCATAAGAATCTTCTGGAGATTCCTAAGAGCCGACAAAGATTCGTGTTGTTGGGGGAGAATGAGGTTGACTTGCATTGATGTTCCGAATTGTCGGGTTGATTCTGGGCTGTTGATGGAAATCAGGAACGATGTTTGGAAGTTAAAGAATAAATTGAGGAGGGAAAACTGCATATTGAGAAAATTGAGAATGGTAGGTCGGAGAGGGGACTATGACGacgaagatgaagaagaagacgagGGTTCGGTTTATTTCTTCTCGAAGGTGGAGGTTAGATTGGTGGTTAGAGTGCTTAAAATGTCTGGACTAACCATGGAGCAGTTGGCTTGGTGTCGAACCAAACTTAACAACATTAGTTTTAGTCATAGAACTGTTCATTTAGGCCCTTCCTTCTTGTTATTTCCAGCTTAA
- the LOC124938116 gene encoding 40S ribosomal protein S9-2, translating into MVHVNFYRNYGKTFKKPRRPYEKERLDAELKLVGEYGLRCKRELWRVQYALSRIRNNARMLLTLDEKNPRRIFEGEALLRRMNKYGLLDESQNKLDYVLALTVENFLERRLQTLVFKSGMAKSIHHARVLIRQRHIRVGRQVVNIASFMVRVDSQKHIDFSLTSPFGGGRAGRVKRKNQKAAAKKASGGGGDEEDEE; encoded by the exons ATGGTTCACGTCAATTTCTACCGGAACT ATGGGAAGACCTTCAAGAAGCCTAGACGTCCATACGAGAAGGAGCGTTTGGATGCTGAGCTGAAACTTGTTGGTGAATATGGTCTACGTTGTAAGAGAGAGCTGTGGAGGGTTCAGTATGCTTTGAGCAGGATCCGTAATAACGCTAGAATGCTTCTTACTCTTGATGAGAAGAACCCTCGTCGTATCTTTGAGGGAGAAGCACTTTTAAGGAGGATGAACAAGTATGGACTTTTGGATGAGAGCCAGAACAAGCTTGATTATGTCTTGGCTTTGACTGTTGAGAACTTCCTTGAGCGTCGTCTTCAGACACTTGTTTTCAAGTCTGGTATGGCCAAGTCTATTCACCATGCCCGTGTTCTTATTAGACAAAGGCACATCAG GGTGGGTCGCCAGGTTGTGAACATTGCATCTTTCATGGTGAGGGTTGACTCTCAGAAGCACATTGATTTCTCACTAACCAGTCCATTTGGAGGTGGTCGTGCTGGAAGAGTTAAGCGAAAGAACCAGAAGGCTGCTGCCAAGAAAGCATCaggtggtggaggagatgaggaagatgaagagtGA
- the LOC124939620 gene encoding NAP1-related protein 1-like yields MLKCWVTQVKKMKISQETDGDVSDHNDAELVLSIEKEQDIQDELDKVNEEATEKVLEVEQKYDEICKPVYDKRNEIIKHIPHFLMTSFLSHPTLGDLLSLEDLKIFKFLDSVIVEDFKDMEAGYSITFENIKENEFHNVKGAAANGVNHEVKGEQKGTS; encoded by the exons atgttaaaatgttgGGTGACCCAAGTCAAGAAAATGAAGATCTCTCAGGAGACCGACGGCGATGTTTCCGATCACAATGACGCTGAGCTTGTCCTCTCCATCGAGAAAGAGCAGGACATCCAAGACGAGCTCGATAAG GTCAATGAGGAAGCCACTGAAAAGGTATTGGAAGTGGAACAGAAGTATGACGAGATTTGTAAACCAGTATATGACAAAAGAAAtgagataatcaaacatattccTCATTTTTTGATGACTTCT TTCTTAAGTCATCCTACACTCGGTGATCTTTTAAGCTTGGAAGACTTGAAG ATCTTTAAGTTTCTCGATTCTGTTATTGTGGAGGATTTCAAAGACATGGAAGCAGGTTACTCGATCACATTTGAAA atattaaagaaaatgaatttCACAATGTGAAGGGTGCTGCTGCTAATGGAGTTAATCATGAGGTGAAAGGGGAACAAAAGGGCACTTCTTGA
- the LOC124940631 gene encoding cullin-3A-like, with translation MSAPRKRTFQIEAFRHRVVVDPDYAETTWKILEHAIHEIYDHNASGLSFEELYRSAYNMILHKFGEKLYSGLVSTLTLHLKNMAKSIDSAQGDLFLEELNKKWLYHNKSLQMVRDILMYMDRTFIQTTHKAPVYELGLKLWKHIIIHSTKIQPRLLDTLLQLIQREREGEVIDRGLFRNVTKMLQDLGSPVYQGDFEKPFLEASSDFYRRESQHFIDCCDSGDYLKKAEIRLNEEIERVSHYLDVKTESKITAVVEKEMIENHMTRLVHMENSGLVKMIINDKYDDLGRTYNLFQRVSNGLSMVRALMTSHIRETGKQLTTDTERLKDPIEFVQRLLDEKDKYDKIVNLAFNNDKTFQNALNSSFEYFINLNPRSPEFISLFMDDKLRKGLKGASEDDIEIVLDKVMMIFRYLQEKDIFEKYYKQHLAKRLLSGRTASDDAERSLILKLKTECGYQFTSKLEGMFTDMKTSEDTMREFYKTDTSDHPTIAVHVLTTGSWPTQVSGGCNLPIEIMGICDKFRNYYLGKHTGRRLTWQTNMGTVDLKATFGKGRKHELNVSTHQMCVLMLFNNADSLSYKEIEQATEIPSSDLKRCMQSLACVKGKNVLRKEPMSKDVSDNDTFFVNESFASKLFKVKIGTVVAQKESEPEKQETRQRVEEDRKPQIEAAIVRIMKSRRVLDHNNIIAEVTKQLQSRFLANPVVIKKRIESLIEREFLERDKVDRKMYRYLA, from the exons ATGAGCGCCCCGAGGAAGAGGACTTTCCAGATTGAAGCGTTCAGACACCGCGTAGTTGTCGATCCCGATTACGCTGAAACTACATGGAAGATCTTGGAGCACGCTATTCACGAAATCTATGATCACAATGCTAGCGGCCTTAGTTTCGAAGAGCTTTACAG GAGTGCTTACAACATGATTTTGCACAAATTTGGAGAGAAACTCTATTCAGGACTTGTTTCCACCCTGACATTGCATCTGAAGAACATGGCAAAATCAATCGACAGTGCTCAGGGAGATTTGTTCCTCGAAGAGCTGAACAAGAAATGGTTATATCACAACAAGTCATTACAAATGGTTAGGGATATACTAATGTATATGGATAGGACTTTCATCCAAACTACACATAAGGCCCCTGTTTATGAGCTAGGTTTGAAACTGTGGAAACATATCATTATCCATTCCACCAAAATCCAACCCAGGCTGCTCGATACTCTTCTTCAATTGATTCAAAGAGAAAGGGAAGGCGAAGTTATCGACAGAGGTTTGTTTCGTAATGTTACCAAAATGCTGCAAGATCTCGGTTCTCCAGTTTACCAAGGGGATTTCGAGAAACCTTTTCTCGAAGCCTCTTCTGACTTCTATAGAAGAGAGTCTCAGCATTTCATTGATTGCTGTGATTCCGGGGATTACCTCAAGAAAGCAGAGATACGTCTGAACGAAGAGATTGAACGAGTTTCACACTATCTCGACGTCAAAACTGAATCCAAGATCACTGCTGTCGTCGAAAAGGAAATGATCGAAAATCACATGACTCGGTTAGTCCATATGGAGAACTCGGGGTTGGTTAAAATGATAATCAACGACAAATATGACGATTTGGGAAGAACGTACAACCTTTTCCAAAGGGTGTCCAACGGGCTCTCGATGGTTAGAGCCCTCATGACCTCTCATATTCGTGAAACAGGTAAACAGCTTACAACAGATACAGAAAGGCTGAAGGATCCGATTGAGTTCGTACAACGTCTACTAGACGAGAAGGATAAATATGATAAGATCGTCAATCTCGCTTTCAACAACGACAAGACTTTCCAGAACGCTCTAAACTCGTCCTTCGAGTACTTCATCAACTTGAACCCGAGGTCCCCAGAATTCATTTCCTTGTTTATGGACGATAAGCTACGAAAAGGGCTAAAGGGTGCGAGTGAGGACGATATCGAGATTGTACTTGATAAAGTCATGATGATTTTCCGTTACCTTCAAGAGAAGGACATATTCGAGAAATACTACAAGCAGCATCTTGCGAAGCGACTCCTTTCGGGTCGAACTGCATCAGACGACGCCGAACGAAGCTTGATACTGAAGCTTAAAACTGAATGCGGTTACCAATTCACTTCGAAATTAGAAGGTATGTTTACCGATATGAAGACATCTGAGGATACAATGCGAGAGTTTTACAAAACCGACACATCAGACCATCCGACAATCGCAGTTCACGTTCTAACAACCGGTTCATGGCCGACTCAGGTCTCGGGCGGATGCAACCTTCCTATCGAAATCATGGGGATTTGCGATAAGTTTCGAAACTATTACTTGGGCAAACACACTGGCAGGAGATTGACTTGGCAGACGAATATGGGCACGGTTGATCTTAAGGCCACGTTTGGAAAGGGTCGTAAGCACGAACTGAATGTGTCGACTCACCAGATGTGTGTACTCATGTTATTCAATAATGCTGATAGTTTATCTTATAAGGAAATTGAGCAGGCGACGGAGATACCCTCGTCGGACCTGAAGAGGTGTATGCAGTCTCTGGCCTGCGTTAAGGGGAAGAACGTGTTGAGGAAAGAGCCGATGAGTAAGGATGTGTCGGATAACGATACTTTTTTTGTGAACGAGAGTTTCGCAAGCAAATTGTTTAAGGTGAAGATTGGTACGGTTGTGGCTCAGAAGGAGTCCGAACCGGAGAAGCAGGAGACTCGACAGAGAGTGGAGGAAGATAGGAAACCACAGATTGAGGCTGCGATTGTGAGGATAATGAAATCGAGAAGAGTTTTGGACCATAATAATATTATCGCGGAGGTGACGAAACAGCTGCAGTCGCGGTTCTTGGCTAATCCGGTTGTGATAAAGAAACGGATCGAGTCTTTGATCGAACGGGAGTTCTTGGAAAGGGATAAGGTTGATAGGAAGATGTATAGGTATCTTGCTTGA